A genomic window from Colletotrichum destructivum chromosome 7, complete sequence includes:
- a CDS encoding Putative S-adenosyl-L-methionine-dependent methyltransferase superfamily codes for MAAAPEDGQVPTPPENVKARLKESYDIIAPAYNDWTAQHSSLRIEYLEKLMEKLLAAKPLSGQMSLVLELGCGCGLPVTERLLLAPDVFVTANDLSSTQIALARENLARHGTDRVAFVEGDMMGLDFADASFDAIVAMYSIIHLPRDEQSDMIRRIAKWLKPGGLLLANFASENMPGLVMDKWLHDKGWMYWSGWGADETLSKVKDAGLEVILNDVVQDEVDATFLWILAKK; via the coding sequence ATGGCAGCAGCCCCAGAGGACGGCCAGGTCCCAACCCCCCCGGAGAACGTCAAGGCGCGCCTCAAGGAGTCTTACGACATTATCGCCCCGGCCTACAACGACTGGACCGCCCAGCACTCGTCGCTCCGCATCGAGtacctcgagaagctcatgGAGAAGCTCCTCGCCGCTAAGCCGCTGTCCGGCCAGATGTCTCTTGTCCTCGAGCTGGGCTGTGGCTGCGGCCTCCCCGTCACCGAGCGCCTGCTACTGGCCCCGGACGTCTTCGTCACCGCCAATGATCTGTCGAGCACCCAGATCGCCTTGGCCCGGGAGAACCTCGCCCGCCACGGCACCGACcgcgtcgccttcgtcgagggcgacatGATGGGCCTTGActtcgccgacgcctccttcgacgccatcgtcgccatgtACAGCATCATCCACCTGCCGCGCGACGAGCAGTCCGACATGATCCGTCGTATCGCCAAATGGCTGAAGCccggcggcctgctgctcgccAACTTCGCTTCGGAGAATATGCCCGGTCTCGTCATGGACAAGTGGCTCCATGACAAGGGCTGGATGTACTGGAGTGGCtggggcgccgacgagacTCTAAGCAAGGTCAaggacgccggcctcgaggtcatcctcaacgacgtcgtccaggaCGAGGTGGACGCCACTTTCTTGTGGATTCTGGCCAAGAAGTAG
- a CDS encoding Putative histidine phosphatase superfamily, clade-1, which translates to MGRPPAYIFVVRHGARLDAADKKWHLTSPTPYDPPLTYGGWQQAKALGIRIGNILRQAEADGAADPRSSNGRDPSADSQKKRRKFKVVIHSSPFLRCVQTSVAIGAGLAQAPPPGTPSYPMPSPTTNPSASPFILPAAVAEDPRPLSVDTNESNPESSRKKKIKKSTLRLDAFLGEWLSPEYFEMITPPPGSAMMLAGAKADLLRRENIGAHDQIVEHAHHHANSVGQAQSQLWNSPKFRAAPERSGSADSNSPSILGLDNISSMAGALPRSRADSTASSSSQRVRFALPEPANPNNPSDGYLAPSPNYALSSSAKIPDGYVAHARDACVSVDYQWDSMRDPLDWGDGGKYGEEWTAMHQRFRKGIQRLVDWYTTAERPAEMVTKTVKTAFNGDTECAIDDEDEDDVEPVVILVSHGAGCNALIGAITHQPVLMDVAMASLTVAARKPGRDSEPSGLDTPMSEVDMDPMSGTKGLIPVHHYYDLKMFANTEHLRQPVSATHNLSRAPSTASNHSQNGQPHPRGRIASVNTYTPGSITLNPDSFAFPGSRSNSANANLGSMRRTSNNTYSLPRAPTLNTTGITVGSGATSFTKPSPTLSVGLWSPITPQKETEEEDEDDDIFPDFDHRKKLAALSKPGQEIIKPPTPERREPQFGGPAKVPHRLQEISRPTSSDGTDEENKIPQLGTFSAGGLWGAPRPLGETEIMRDMTTSKRRWTVNERA; encoded by the exons ATGGGGCGTCCGCCCGCGTACATCTTTGTCGTCAG GCACGGCGCTCGTCTGGACGCCGCCGATAAGAAGTGGCATCTCACCTCTCCGACTCCCTACGACCCTCCTTTGACCTACGGCGGCTGGCAACAAGCAAAGGCCCTCGGCATCCGCATCGGTAACATCCTCCGACAGGCTGAAGCTGATGGTGCCGCCGACCCCAGGTCTTCCAACGGTCGCGACCCTTCCGCCGACTCTCAGAAGAAGCGACGCAAGTTCAAGGTCGTTATTCACAGCTCGCCATTCTTGCGATGCGTCCAAACCTCTGTCGCTAttggcgccggcctggcccAGGCACCTCCCCCGGGAACTCCCTCCTACCCGATGCCCTCGCCTACCACGAACCCTTCCGCCTCGCCCTTCATTCTCCCGGCTGCCGTAGCTGAAGATCCCCGTCCGCTGTCCGTCGACACGAACGAGAGCAACCCCGAGTCCTctagaaagaagaagatcaagaaGTCCACCCTCCGGCTGGATGCCTTCCTGGGCGAATGGCTATCGCCTGAATACTTCGAGATGATCACACCCCCGCCGGGCTCTGCCATGATGCTGGCAGGTGCAAAGGCTGATCTTCTGCGACGGGAGAACATCGGCGCTCATGACCAAATCGTCGAGCATGCCCACCACCACGCTAACTCTGTTGGCCAGGCTCAGAGTCAACTCTGGAACAGCCCCAAGTTCAGGGCAGCTCCCGAGCGCTCCGGCTCGGCCGACTCCAACTCGCCTTCCATCCTCGGTCTCGACAACATATCCTCCATGGCCGGCGCTCTGCCACGAAGTCGTGCCGATAGCACGGCTAGTTCCTCGAGCCAGCGGGTCCGGTTCGCACTGCCAGAGCCCGCCAACCCGAACAACCCAAGTGATGGATATCTTGCCCCGAGCCCCAACTATGCCCTGTCCTCTAGCGCCAAGATCCCCGACGGCTATGTGGCGCATGCGCGGGATGCTTGCGTCTCTGTTGACTACCAGTGGGACTCGATGAGGGACCCCCTGGACTggggcgatggcggcaagTACGGCGAGGAGTGGACGGCCATGCACCAACGATTTAGGAAGGGCATCCAGAGGCTGGTGGACTGGTACACCACGGCCGAGCGTCCCGCCGAGATGGTCACCAAGACGGTGAAGACGGCTTTCAACGGCGACACCGAGTGTGccattgacgacgaggacgaggacgacgtcgagccgGTGGTCATTCTCGTTTCCCATGGCGCCGGGTGCAACGCCTTGATCGGTGCCATCACCCACCAGCCGGTTCTCATGGATGTGGCGATGGCTTCCTTGACAGTAGCGGCCCGAAAGCCGGGCCGCGACTCCGAGCCCTCGGGGTTGGACACTCCCATGTCAGAGGTAGACATGGACCCCATGTCTGGCACGAAAGGCCTCATTCCCGTCCACCACTATTACGATTTGAAAATGTTTGCCAACACCGAGCACTTGCGGCAGCCCGTGTCTGCCACCCACAACTTGTCCAGGGCtccctccaccgcctcgaACCACTCGCAGAACGGCCAGCCACACCCGCGGGGCCGTATTGCGTCTGTGAACACGTATACGCCCGGGTCCATCACCCTTAACCCGGACTCCTTCGCCTTCCCAGGCAGTCGGAGCAACTCGGCGAACGCGAACCTAGGCAGCATGCGCCGCACCTCCAACAACACATACTCCCTGCCCAGGGCACCGACGCTTAACACAACCGGAATCACAGTCGGAAGTGGCGCGACGAGCTTCACGAaaccctcgccgacgctcTCGGTCGGGCTGTGGTCGCCCATCACGCCGCAGAAGGAGacagaagaggaggacgaggacgatgacatCTTCCCGGACTTTGACCACCGTAAGAAGCTGGCAGCGCTCTCCAAGCCCGGACAAGAGATTATcaagccgccgacgccggagAGGAGAGAACCGCAGTTCGGCGGCCCCGCCAAGGTCCCGCACAGGCTACAGGAGATCTCTCGGCCCACCTCGAgcgacggcaccgacgaggagaatAAGATCCCCCAGCTGGGCACGttcagcgccggcggcctctgGGGAGCGCCTCGCCCGCTGGGGGAGACAGAGATTATGCGCGAcatgacgacgtcgaagcgGCGATGGACCGTCAACGAGCGCGCCTAG